Proteins found in one Solitalea lacus genomic segment:
- a CDS encoding RagB/SusD family nutrient uptake outer membrane protein yields the protein MNQLTKQINKVSTLVTSGCFMFGAITLTTLSGCEKFLEMPLKDKVPQESVFSDEQGFMDALTGVYLGMDKPQNGPTKGLYTNDLSVGALSVMSNNYSNASSSAISDGMYANFAKYDYNQAGVKQEIAYIWSGMYNNVANLNNLLEHIDAKESVFTRDHYARVKGEALALRAFFHFDLARLYGKSPVTGMNEKAIPYVTKFGSSSVPFVTLNTALESCISDLNEAKSLLAKADTASLQEGSLNLFAGYTQNHMNYWATKALLARAYMYKGDYANAWKNAAEVIGSNKFPLSTSNVAVSTNTTRDRLFSKELVFAVYSANVGSINDGMFNLSTGTSLQFTNKTTLYSTGDWRLSWFDKNNVNTEVPSKYFQNAGLPYIMQNIVPLIRISEMYYIAAECANNNGDLAQALVYLNKVRNARGLSSLTSTDASSSAALSLEITKEYKKEFFQEGQTFFYYKRLNKDLKAETGTTVNVPADAYVFPIPDKEVEYN from the coding sequence ATGAATCAATTAACAAAGCAAATAAATAAAGTATCCACATTGGTTACTTCTGGCTGCTTCATGTTCGGTGCCATTACGCTAACTACCCTTAGTGGATGTGAGAAATTTTTGGAAATGCCATTAAAGGATAAGGTGCCGCAAGAATCGGTATTTAGTGATGAGCAAGGATTTATGGATGCACTAACTGGAGTGTATTTAGGCATGGATAAGCCTCAAAATGGACCAACTAAGGGTTTATATACTAACGATTTGTCAGTTGGGGCGCTATCAGTGATGAGTAATAATTACTCAAATGCATCCTCTTCGGCAATCAGTGATGGTATGTATGCCAACTTTGCAAAATATGATTATAACCAGGCAGGGGTAAAGCAGGAAATTGCCTATATATGGAGTGGTATGTATAATAATGTTGCCAATTTGAATAACCTGCTTGAACATATTGATGCTAAGGAGAGTGTTTTTACACGTGATCATTATGCAAGGGTTAAAGGTGAAGCGTTAGCATTACGTGCTTTCTTTCACTTTGATCTGGCTCGATTGTATGGAAAGTCTCCTGTTACAGGAATGAATGAAAAAGCTATTCCGTATGTTACCAAATTTGGCTCGTCCTCAGTTCCATTTGTAACACTTAATACAGCTCTTGAGTCTTGTATTTCAGATTTAAATGAAGCTAAAAGTTTATTGGCCAAGGCCGATACTGCATCGCTGCAAGAAGGTTCACTTAACCTATTTGCAGGCTACACACAAAACCATATGAATTATTGGGCAACCAAGGCTTTATTGGCACGTGCGTACATGTATAAAGGTGATTACGCTAATGCATGGAAAAATGCTGCTGAAGTTATCGGAAGTAATAAGTTTCCTTTGTCAACCAGCAATGTTGCTGTTTCGACTAATACTACCAGGGATCGTTTGTTTTCGAAAGAATTAGTATTTGCAGTATACAGCGCAAACGTAGGTAGCATTAATGATGGTATGTTTAATTTAAGTACTGGAACTTCTCTTCAGTTTACCAATAAGACTACACTTTATAGTACAGGTGATTGGAGACTGTCATGGTTTGATAAGAACAATGTTAATACGGAAGTACCTTCTAAATACTTTCAAAACGCTGGCTTGCCATACATTATGCAAAATATAGTACCGCTTATCAGGATTTCAGAAATGTACTATATCGCCGCAGAATGTGCAAATAACAATGGTGATTTAGCCCAGGCATTGGTGTACTTAAACAAAGTAAGAAATGCTCGTGGATTAAGTTCTTTAACTAGTACTGACGCTTCGAGTTCGGCGGCTCTCTCACTTGAAATTACCAAAGAGTATAAGAAAGAATTTTTTCAGGAAGGTCAGACATTCTTTTATTATAAAAGACTTAATAAGGATTTGAAGGCAGAAACCGGTACTACCGTAAATGTTCCTGCTGATGCATATGTTTTCCCAATTCCTGATAAAGAAGTTGAATATAATTAA
- a CDS encoding DUF4843 domain-containing protein → MKFRFQYILAFFSMLSITACEEKPALFTDTDGLYFGTADTAISYSFAKYPKKIADTLQIPVNVLGNSAASDRPIGVEVVAMSELGTAIEGTHFKILSNPVIPANAHKSTIQVAVYRTPDLESGGVKKFAIRLRKDENFPSEGISLKQKLTVNLAYIQKPASWGEYTGTVTGYWAGFSANFGTWTPTKYKLILEALYDPQTGTTVTEFPGNRFGPPVIYSQYLATVRNYIKTKYPGNYGVAGGATLTDPDNSNLPVQVGPANY, encoded by the coding sequence ATGAAGTTTAGATTTCAATATATACTCGCTTTTTTCAGCATGTTGTCAATTACAGCATGCGAAGAGAAACCTGCGTTATTTACGGATACTGATGGTCTTTATTTTGGAACAGCAGATACAGCCATTTCGTATTCATTTGCGAAGTACCCAAAAAAAATTGCTGATACTCTTCAAATACCGGTAAATGTTTTAGGGAATTCTGCTGCCTCAGACAGACCAATTGGTGTTGAAGTGGTGGCAATGAGTGAGTTGGGTACTGCTATTGAAGGGACTCATTTTAAGATTCTTTCTAATCCGGTTATTCCAGCCAACGCGCATAAGTCCACAATTCAGGTTGCTGTTTATCGTACCCCTGATTTAGAGTCAGGTGGTGTGAAGAAGTTCGCAATCAGATTAAGGAAAGATGAAAATTTCCCATCGGAGGGTATCAGCTTAAAACAGAAACTGACGGTTAATTTGGCTTATATCCAAAAACCGGCTTCCTGGGGCGAATATACAGGAACTGTTACAGGTTATTGGGCTGGCTTTAGTGCCAATTTTGGAACCTGGACTCCGACGAAATACAAATTGATTTTAGAGGCCTTGTATGATCCTCAAACGGGCACAACTGTTACGGAATTTCCTGGAAACAGATTTGGACCACCAGTTATCTATAGTCAGTATCTGGCAACGGTAAGAAATTACATTAAAACGAAGTATCCAGGCAATTACGGGGTAGCTGGAGGTGCAACCTTGACAGATCCGGACAATAGTAACCTTCCAGTTCAGGTAGGTCCTGCAAATTATTAA
- a CDS encoding PKD-like family lipoprotein — MKKVLGVFLTAIVASLGFTSCYKDIGGYDYNEINSLKISTDMTGADPNIFITADSIDLHQNDSLKVKLKIEQSSGAAENFSYQWLLTQYDQSSGNPSKNLLDSSATLKTKITLAPNLYKLVAKVTDKSTGVSYYKHFALNVSTADWGGEGWVVLQSEPDGSDISVITTRDGSVKGKVYHDIYSIVNGHKLPVGTYKANVINYGTTLRAQKISFFYPNGALQVRNTDFADSTKGEYWFAVNPGAANFQVNGSAGGSSAGWEYTIVNDQIAYRQFASAAHLINAPLFFPPYAGLSVSPYVINAAASDQYYTLYDKANRGFVIFNASTSSFVNIPAYAAAATNLNPTTGQGFDMKNMADNMIYAENAQPLTTAGTNWNCFFRNDAGTKTYLVQFPRGISYANNFTTGRFQLTEANCPGINTATQFACPTYLTMPKGVFYYVNGNKVYTCKVNTVATSTARADVGGLIFPTGTVIKAMKIFNSGYTAANITALNVPEGKVLVVATDETASGGGNNVYFFNLNPTTGDILGSPTSPADVYRGFNTIKDIVFKKGLGR; from the coding sequence ATGAAAAAAGTATTAGGTGTTTTCTTGACTGCAATTGTTGCATCACTTGGCTTTACAAGTTGCTATAAAGATATTGGAGGATACGATTATAACGAGATAAACTCACTGAAGATTTCTACGGATATGACTGGTGCTGATCCGAATATTTTCATTACTGCAGATTCAATTGACTTGCATCAAAATGATAGCCTGAAAGTAAAGCTTAAAATTGAACAATCATCGGGCGCAGCAGAAAATTTCTCGTATCAATGGTTACTTACACAGTATGACCAATCTTCTGGTAATCCTTCAAAAAACTTACTGGACTCTTCAGCAACGTTGAAAACTAAAATTACGTTGGCCCCTAATTTATACAAGTTGGTTGCCAAGGTTACTGATAAAAGCACAGGTGTTTCTTACTATAAACACTTTGCCTTAAACGTGTCTACGGCTGATTGGGGCGGTGAAGGTTGGGTTGTGTTACAAAGCGAGCCTGACGGATCAGACATCTCAGTAATCACTACCAGAGACGGATCTGTCAAAGGGAAAGTTTATCACGATATTTATTCGATCGTAAACGGTCATAAGTTGCCTGTAGGTACCTATAAGGCAAATGTGATCAATTATGGAACTACCCTGCGTGCACAAAAAATATCGTTTTTCTATCCCAATGGAGCTTTGCAAGTTAGAAACACCGACTTTGCTGATTCCACTAAAGGTGAGTATTGGTTTGCCGTAAATCCGGGAGCTGCTAACTTTCAAGTGAATGGTTCTGCTGGGGGATCTTCTGCAGGATGGGAATATACCATTGTTAACGATCAAATTGCTTATCGTCAATTTGCAAGTGCTGCTCATTTAATAAATGCGCCATTGTTCTTTCCTCCTTATGCAGGCCTTTCAGTAAGTCCTTATGTTATTAATGCAGCTGCAAGCGATCAGTATTATACACTTTATGATAAGGCAAACAGAGGCTTTGTGATATTCAATGCATCAACTTCATCATTTGTAAATATACCTGCATACGCAGCTGCTGCCACAAATTTGAATCCTACAACAGGTCAGGGATTTGATATGAAAAACATGGCAGATAATATGATCTATGCTGAAAATGCGCAGCCATTAACTACTGCAGGTACTAACTGGAATTGCTTTTTTAGAAATGATGCCGGTACTAAAACTTATTTAGTTCAATTCCCGCGTGGAATTTCATATGCAAATAATTTTACAACCGGTCGTTTCCAATTAACTGAGGCAAATTGTCCGGGTATTAACACGGCTACCCAATTTGCTTGTCCAACTTACCTGACAATGCCTAAGGGTGTGTTTTATTATGTAAACGGCAACAAAGTTTACACCTGTAAAGTAAATACAGTTGCAACTTCAACGGCAAGAGCAGATGTTGGCGGACTTATATTCCCAACTGGTACTGTAATAAAGGCAATGAAAATATTTAACTCAGGTTATACTGCTGCCAACATTACAGCTTTAAACGTACCTGAAGGTAAGGTTCTTGTAGTTGCTACGGACGAAACAGCAAGTGGGGGAGGAAACAATGTGTATTTCTTTAATCTGAATCCTACTACGGGAGACATTTTAGGATCACCAACAAGCCCTGCTGATGTTTACCGTGGCTTTAACACAATTAAAGATATAGTATTTAAAAAAGGATTAGGTCGATAA
- a CDS encoding zinc-dependent metalloprotease: protein MKLKFIPVFVFALFAFKAGFAEDSTAVKKPVALPVLAGKLKAYKEVIPAKALTQTGLFKVHQVDDKYFFEIPDELLSREFLFTTRLSKVPTGSPRFGGDLMNGMIVSFEKAPGDKLYVRAVTSVAQSDPSNAIARAVKNATIDPIIMVLDLKARGADNKSSVIDITDFFLKDNLISGFHPAAKKQMGTGSPAADRSQILSMNAFPNNIEIKSMKTYSMGGGAKPEGGEGASVSPSAGVTFEISNAVTVLPETPMQLQAYDPRVGYKFESYNVFSDSQQKVEEQRYIIRNRLEVKPGDMKRYKAGELVEPKEPLVYYIDPATPKKYRQYIIAGINDWNEAFKAAGFKNAIIGKEWPENDKSVDIDDARFRVIRYMPSTNPFVDNNQVTDPRTGEILQTYIGWSHSQVKTLHDLYMVQAGAVDPGARSMQFSDELMGALIRSEINKTVGLTLGLRENLLSSSSIPFEKLRDKVWLESHPYNNSIMDYNHYNYVAQPTDGVSRKGLIPQIGDYDKWAIKWGYAYTGANDFEADKKIRLKWIAENVKAGSKLAFAGATPGVKGDDITNPAAQWEDLSNNPVKAAEYGIKNLKVVMSNLVKWTTEGDNTYFNTSDVYYTLLTQYGFFIRHGFTQVGGINENIKSVEQAGDVFSPVSKETQKAAIAFLNKEVFNTPNWLLDPNVLNKFRKPAKKEEVLKFQEDALFNLLESSRLYRMNATTLRFGKEKTYTVDEMLTDLNKGLFAELSTRQPINSNKRYLQKSLVTNLLKTLLDGEQQAGDPTKEGIGGTDVAVVLRSQLKSIMVQCKAAAAGYSDPIMVAHLRYISDKIDNALNPKN from the coding sequence ATGAAATTAAAATTTATCCCAGTTTTTGTGTTTGCCTTGTTTGCTTTTAAAGCAGGCTTTGCGGAAGATTCTACAGCAGTGAAGAAACCTGTTGCTCTTCCTGTTTTGGCAGGTAAGCTGAAAGCTTACAAAGAGGTTATTCCTGCCAAAGCACTTACACAAACAGGTTTATTTAAGGTGCATCAGGTAGATGACAAGTATTTTTTTGAAATTCCTGATGAATTATTATCCAGAGAATTTCTTTTTACTACACGTTTGTCAAAGGTGCCAACCGGTAGCCCTCGTTTCGGAGGAGATTTAATGAATGGAATGATAGTTTCTTTTGAGAAGGCTCCTGGTGACAAATTATATGTACGTGCAGTTACAAGTGTTGCACAAAGTGATCCCTCGAATGCTATTGCACGCGCTGTAAAAAATGCGACGATCGACCCAATTATTATGGTGCTTGATCTTAAAGCTCGTGGCGCAGATAATAAGTCATCAGTAATTGATATTACCGACTTTTTCCTGAAAGATAATTTGATTTCGGGTTTCCATCCTGCTGCTAAAAAGCAAATGGGTACAGGATCTCCTGCTGCTGACAGATCACAGATTTTGTCAATGAATGCGTTTCCAAATAACATTGAGATTAAATCAATGAAGACGTATTCAATGGGTGGAGGTGCCAAGCCGGAAGGTGGTGAGGGGGCTTCAGTTTCTCCTAGTGCGGGTGTAACATTTGAAATAAGCAATGCTGTTACGGTATTGCCTGAAACACCTATGCAATTACAGGCATATGATCCTCGTGTTGGTTATAAGTTTGAAAGCTATAATGTGTTTTCTGACTCACAACAAAAGGTGGAGGAACAACGCTATATCATTCGTAATAGACTTGAAGTTAAGCCAGGTGATATGAAGCGTTATAAAGCTGGTGAATTAGTGGAACCGAAAGAACCATTAGTTTATTACATTGACCCTGCAACTCCAAAAAAATATCGTCAGTACATTATTGCTGGTATTAACGATTGGAATGAAGCATTCAAAGCTGCTGGTTTTAAAAATGCTATTATTGGTAAAGAATGGCCAGAAAATGATAAATCAGTTGATATTGATGATGCTCGTTTCAGAGTAATTCGTTATATGCCTTCTACAAATCCATTTGTTGATAATAATCAGGTAACGGATCCTCGTACTGGTGAAATTCTTCAAACGTATATTGGTTGGTCGCACAGTCAGGTGAAAACGCTTCACGACTTGTATATGGTACAAGCTGGAGCAGTTGATCCTGGAGCTCGCAGCATGCAATTCAGTGATGAATTAATGGGAGCTTTAATTCGTTCAGAAATTAACAAAACTGTAGGTTTAACGCTTGGTCTGCGTGAAAACTTGTTAAGTAGCAGCAGTATTCCTTTTGAAAAATTGAGAGACAAAGTTTGGTTGGAATCTCATCCATACAATAACTCAATTATGGATTACAACCATTATAATTATGTAGCACAGCCTACTGACGGCGTTTCTCGTAAAGGTTTGATTCCTCAAATTGGCGACTACGATAAATGGGCGATTAAATGGGGATATGCTTATACAGGAGCAAATGATTTTGAAGCTGATAAAAAAATCCGCTTAAAATGGATTGCAGAGAATGTAAAAGCTGGATCTAAATTGGCATTTGCTGGTGCTACTCCTGGAGTAAAAGGTGATGACATTACAAACCCTGCAGCACAATGGGAAGATTTGAGTAATAATCCTGTTAAAGCAGCTGAGTATGGTATTAAGAACTTAAAAGTTGTGATGTCTAATTTGGTTAAATGGACTACAGAAGGTGATAATACCTATTTTAATACGTCTGATGTTTATTATACGTTACTTACTCAGTATGGGTTCTTCATACGTCATGGATTTACTCAAGTAGGAGGTATCAATGAAAATATTAAGAGCGTAGAGCAAGCAGGTGATGTTTTCAGCCCAGTGTCTAAGGAAACTCAAAAAGCTGCTATTGCCTTTTTGAACAAAGAAGTATTTAACACTCCAAATTGGCTTTTAGATCCAAACGTGTTAAATAAGTTCAGAAAGCCGGCAAAGAAAGAGGAAGTACTGAAATTCCAGGAGGATGCTCTTTTTAATCTTCTTGAGTCTTCTCGTCTTTACCGTATGAATGCTACCACTCTGCGTTTTGGTAAAGAGAAAACTTATACGGTTGATGAAATGCTTACCGACTTAAATAAAGGTTTGTTTGCAGAGTTGTCGACTCGTCAACCGATTAATTCGAACAAACGTTATCTGCAAAAATCCCTGGTAACCAATTTGCTTAAAACCTTATTAGATGGAGAGCAGCAAGCTGGCGACCCAACTAAGGAAGGTATTGGAGGAACTGATGTTGCTGTAGTTTTGCGTTCGCAATTGAAAAGCATAATGGTACAATGTAAAGCAGCAGCTGCCGGATACTCTGATCCTATAATGGTTGCTCACCTTAGATACATTTCGGATAAAATTGATAATGCTTTAAATCCGAAAAACTAA
- a CDS encoding zinc-dependent metalloprotease codes for MKLKILFIVLLGVCCNQVMAQRKKDKQPIAKVDSVKKDPLSTIITKNTETKKGLFNIYRTGDKYYFEIPDSILKRELLLTTFLVKTPGGSPKFGGEQMNEKVMSFDKGLGNKINLRIITLMTKSDSSNAIAKAVANSNIDPIAIVFDIKAKGNGGKSSIIDVTDFLQKENSFTMLSPEVAKRLNLGAMASDRSYVKSFASYPVNVEIKMVRTYAATAPAKVDRYTVALEAAKVGGAATMEISTSILLMPEKPMVGRQFDLRVGYFADNSGYIPLSDDQQNIKDKTFIVRYRLEPKAEDMERYKRGELVEPKQQIVYYIDPATPKQWRKYLIAGINDWNVAFEAAGFKNAIIGKEWPENDTTMSLEDARYKVLRYLPSDTPNAYGPNIHDPRSGEILQGYIGWYHNVMTLVHDWYMIQAGPNDPRARSMKFDEELMGELIRFVSSHEVGHTLGLRHNMGSSSLTPVEKLRDKEWVEKHGHCNSIMDYARFNYVAQPEDNIGPKGIYARIGDYDKWAIKWGYTYTGAKDDDEDKKIVSQWIVDSLKANPGLWFGGEGRNHDARCQTEDLGDNSMKANEYGIKNLKHVVAHLPEWTKEEGDLYKNLAQMYIQVVTQFNRYATHVSSNVASVYETFKYPGDAGEVYASAPVEKQKEAVAWLNKYVFETPTWLLDQNILNKIGAPIHLSSVRNIQERQMAVLLSDRVFNTMNLMQQRFGEANTYSMNEYLSDLKQGVFSELKTNKPIDQFRRDVQKSYVTGIIRAMKEGEIGNNAIGLLFSPGAAEETPLTTNTDISALLAVHLENLRKDILAAIPATTDKDSKEHLQYVADNIKRALNKRFDTK; via the coding sequence ATGAAACTTAAAATATTATTTATAGTGTTGTTGGGGGTGTGCTGCAATCAGGTGATGGCTCAGCGCAAAAAGGATAAACAACCTATAGCAAAGGTCGATTCTGTAAAAAAAGATCCGTTAAGTACGATCATCACTAAAAATACAGAAACTAAAAAGGGATTGTTTAATATTTATCGTACTGGTGATAAGTATTATTTTGAAATTCCTGATTCTATTTTAAAAAGAGAATTATTATTAACCACTTTCTTAGTAAAGACTCCAGGTGGTAGTCCGAAGTTTGGTGGCGAGCAGATGAATGAAAAGGTCATGTCTTTTGATAAAGGCTTAGGTAACAAGATCAACTTACGTATCATTACCTTAATGACTAAATCTGATTCAAGCAATGCCATTGCCAAAGCCGTTGCCAACTCAAATATAGATCCTATTGCCATTGTGTTTGATATTAAGGCTAAGGGTAATGGAGGTAAAAGTTCAATCATCGACGTAACGGATTTTCTTCAAAAAGAAAACTCTTTTACAATGCTAAGCCCAGAAGTTGCTAAGAGATTGAACTTAGGAGCTATGGCTTCAGACAGAAGTTATGTAAAGAGTTTTGCATCATATCCGGTTAATGTTGAAATTAAGATGGTGCGTACTTATGCGGCCACTGCTCCAGCAAAAGTTGATCGTTATACTGTTGCACTTGAAGCAGCAAAAGTAGGTGGAGCTGCAACAATGGAAATTTCAACTTCAATTTTATTGATGCCTGAAAAACCAATGGTGGGTCGCCAATTTGATTTGCGCGTAGGTTATTTTGCGGATAATAGTGGTTACATTCCTCTTTCAGATGATCAGCAAAACATTAAGGACAAAACCTTCATTGTTCGCTACCGCTTAGAGCCCAAGGCTGAGGATATGGAGCGCTATAAGAGAGGTGAATTGGTTGAGCCTAAGCAACAAATTGTTTATTATATCGATCCGGCTACTCCAAAGCAATGGCGTAAGTACCTGATCGCCGGTATCAATGACTGGAATGTAGCATTTGAAGCGGCAGGTTTCAAAAACGCAATTATCGGTAAAGAATGGCCAGAGAATGATACAACAATGAGTTTGGAAGATGCTCGTTATAAGGTATTACGTTATTTACCTTCAGATACACCTAACGCTTATGGGCCTAATATTCACGACCCTCGAAGCGGTGAGATCTTACAGGGCTATATTGGTTGGTATCACAACGTTATGACCTTGGTTCACGATTGGTACATGATTCAGGCAGGTCCGAACGATCCTAGAGCTCGTAGCATGAAGTTTGACGAAGAACTAATGGGTGAATTGATCCGATTCGTTTCTTCACACGAGGTAGGTCACACATTGGGTTTACGTCATAACATGGGTAGCAGTAGTTTAACTCCGGTTGAAAAATTAAGAGATAAAGAATGGGTTGAAAAACATGGTCACTGTAATTCGATTATGGACTATGCACGTTTCAACTACGTAGCTCAACCTGAAGATAACATTGGCCCTAAAGGAATTTATGCACGTATCGGTGATTACGATAAATGGGCTATTAAATGGGGCTATACCTATACCGGTGCTAAGGACGATGATGAAGATAAAAAAATCGTTTCTCAATGGATTGTTGACAGCTTAAAAGCTAACCCAGGATTATGGTTCGGTGGTGAAGGTCGTAATCACGATGCTCGTTGCCAGACAGAAGACTTGGGCGACAACAGCATGAAAGCCAATGAGTATGGTATTAAAAACTTGAAACACGTAGTGGCTCACTTGCCTGAGTGGACTAAAGAAGAAGGTGATTTATATAAAAACCTTGCTCAAATGTATATTCAGGTGGTAACACAGTTTAACCGATATGCTACTCATGTTTCCAGTAACGTAGCCAGCGTTTATGAAACATTTAAATATCCTGGTGATGCGGGTGAAGTTTATGCATCTGCTCCTGTGGAGAAGCAAAAAGAAGCTGTGGCATGGTTAAATAAATATGTTTTTGAAACTCCAACTTGGTTATTAGATCAGAACATTCTTAATAAAATTGGTGCTCCAATTCATTTAAGCAGTGTTAGAAACATTCAAGAACGCCAAATGGCTGTTTTATTAAGTGATCGTGTTTTTAATACAATGAATTTAATGCAACAGCGGTTTGGAGAAGCAAATACCTATTCAATGAATGAGTATTTATCAGATTTGAAACAAGGTGTTTTTAGTGAGTTGAAAACTAATAAGCCGATTGATCAATTCCGCCGAGATGTTCAAAAATCCTATGTTACTGGAATCATTCGTGCGATGAAAGAAGGCGAAATAGGAAATAATGCTATTGGTTTATTGTTTTCTCCTGGTGCAGCGGAAGAAACGCCATTAACGACTAATACAGATATTTCAGCCCTATTAGCTGTACATTTAGAGAATTTGCGCAAAGACATCTTGGCTGCCATTCCGGCAACTACGGATAAAGATTCAAAAGAGCACCTTCAATATGTTGCTGATAACATTAAAAGGGCCTTAAACAAGCGATTCGACACTAAATAA
- a CDS encoding TlpA family protein disulfide reductase, whose protein sequence is MKKLLSVLFLFNLCIFSAYAGATNAVINCTIHGNSTSGLFLYQLQDGDAVSLGFKRPDANGNCSFNLDVKEGVFFFKKAGGKGHEFKTLIYLKAGEQKQVDFYIGKESIDYDSCAITKPNAETKSFQSWLNAMNEYAHAVKTKPSVGRSKYAQFEKFAASFLKTNKTVNPYFNTWLNDKVAIDLKYLRAGNYFGLGRLNAACDSSISAPEFYKPLLDKNIVNDVRILRSEHGMELLDYVFGYWKFNEVKNQQKVVDNFFSPENAAKITNDAVKVAFLMHKMPGIKEYENFVKYVEPYKNVFVTPKQKEAYNKLYNDLGPFAKGKPGYNFELKDVNDKTYTLAGFKGKVVVIDVWAMWCAPCLQEKPIMEKIAEGYHDRNDIVFIGMSVDGHAKKDAWKSFVKKNHFTSIELLSQFDESLFKYYKISGIPRFLIFDREGKIITVDAPKPSNPGFKKLLDATLNAN, encoded by the coding sequence ATGAAGAAGTTATTATCGGTTTTATTTTTGTTCAATTTATGCATTTTTAGTGCTTATGCAGGCGCTACAAATGCAGTTATTAATTGTACAATTCATGGAAATAGCACGAGTGGTTTATTTCTATACCAATTACAGGATGGGGATGCTGTAAGCTTAGGCTTTAAGCGCCCTGATGCGAATGGAAACTGCTCTTTTAACTTGGATGTTAAAGAGGGTGTTTTCTTTTTCAAAAAGGCAGGAGGTAAAGGACATGAGTTTAAAACCCTTATTTACCTTAAAGCCGGTGAGCAAAAACAAGTAGATTTTTATATAGGCAAGGAATCTATTGATTATGATAGTTGTGCCATTACAAAGCCAAACGCCGAAACGAAAAGTTTCCAGTCTTGGTTAAATGCCATGAATGAATACGCTCATGCTGTGAAAACTAAACCAAGTGTGGGTCGCAGCAAATATGCTCAATTCGAAAAGTTTGCAGCTTCGTTTTTAAAGACGAACAAAACCGTTAATCCTTACTTTAATACTTGGCTTAATGATAAAGTTGCCATCGATCTTAAATACTTAAGAGCTGGTAATTATTTTGGTTTAGGCAGATTAAATGCCGCTTGTGACAGTTCGATAAGTGCTCCGGAATTTTATAAACCTTTACTTGATAAGAATATTGTCAATGATGTTCGCATACTTCGATCGGAGCATGGAATGGAACTGCTTGATTATGTTTTTGGATATTGGAAATTCAATGAAGTAAAAAACCAACAAAAGGTAGTCGATAACTTTTTTTCTCCAGAAAATGCTGCAAAAATTACTAATGATGCAGTTAAGGTTGCATTTTTAATGCATAAAATGCCTGGAATTAAAGAATATGAAAACTTTGTGAAATACGTTGAACCATATAAAAATGTATTTGTTACCCCCAAGCAGAAAGAAGCTTATAATAAATTATATAATGATTTAGGGCCATTCGCTAAAGGCAAACCGGGATATAACTTTGAGCTAAAGGATGTTAATGACAAAACCTATACATTGGCCGGATTTAAGGGTAAAGTAGTGGTAATTGACGTTTGGGCTATGTGGTGTGCTCCTTGTTTGCAAGAAAAACCGATCATGGAAAAAATTGCTGAAGGTTATCATGACAGAAACGATATTGTCTTTATTGGAATGTCAGTAGATGGTCATGCAAAAAAGGATGCTTGGAAGAGCTTTGTGAAAAAAAATCACTTTACAAGCATTGAACTATTATCACAATTCGATGAATCACTATTTAAATACTATAAAATATCAGGTATTCCTCGTTTTCTAATTTTTGATCGGGAGGGTAAAATTATAACGGTAGATGCACCAAAGCCATCAAATCCAGGCTTTAAAAAGCTCCTTGATGCCACATTGAATGCGAATTAA